A part of Maniola hyperantus chromosome 14, iAphHyp1.2, whole genome shotgun sequence genomic DNA contains:
- the LOC138403275 gene encoding uncharacterized protein, producing the protein MLKNKINKLKTEKEALRKRNSTRKVSDSIEKKVEEVLIDIRPEKKKEVKKQLMFSETWITEKKPYTVRNGVQKLKIVSVKNKCEDYPRNVINKLESTLISFFKHNLNITVQYEVIKHLKQNLNANEILLHIDFSENYCLKYNQEIQSFHFGGSREQVSLHTGIIYYKDSEAGTFKTKSFCTMSKCLKHDARSIWAHLCPILKLSQTLVPFNTVHFLSDSPSSQYRNKNIFYMITKLKELNPNIIKVTWNYQEAGHGKGAPDGIGAVVKRTADNFVKYGGDVGSFEDFTALVIDKIQNIHFEIITENDIIEKEIPLNIPAFKGTMDVHQVIWTTLDDKQLAFRSLSCFECQDCNIPCKHNKHLGFLRCNEYGKNEVEQSGVHCDKNEATNVNADPSILHINTPTILNNITDSDDLENLPLLEDLIEFNISPLTNVASSSSAPRSPKVKILSDVRLSWENRKFYKRPNKRLVLPMRPKNLAASFNTDHRHFVFPPIKSENQNKYVIDVNESDDDSDELNIF; encoded by the exons atgctaaaaaataaaataaataaactcaaaaCTGAAAAGGAGGCGCTACGCAAACGTAATAGTACAAGAAAAGTAAGTGATTCAATAGAAAAAAAAGTGGAAGAAGTATTGATAGATATACGTCcagaaaagaagaaagaagttaAAAAACAACTGATGTTTAGTGAAACT TGGATTACAGAGAAAAAGCCATATACGGTACGAAATGGAGTGCAAAAGCTTAAAATAGtttcagtaaaaaataaatgtgaagACTATCCACGCAATGTTATAAACAAATTGGAATCGACTTTAATCTCGTTCTTTAAGCACAATTTGAACATCACGGTGCAATATGAAGTTATTaaacatttaaaacaaaatttgaaCGCCAATGAGATACTATTGCATATAGACTTCAGTGAGAATTACTGCTTAAAATACAATCAAGAAATACAATCTTTCCACTTCGGTGGAAGTAGAGAGCAAGTTTCTTTACATACTGGAATTATTTACTATAAAGACAGCGAGGCAGGGACATTCAAAACGAAATCTTTTTGTACTATGAGTAAGTGTTTGAAGCATGATGCAAGGTCCATATGGGCTCACTTATGTCCTATCCTAAAGTTGTCTCAAACACTAGTTCCATTTAATACTGTCCATTTCTTATCAGATTCGCCGTCCAGCcaatatagaaataaaaatatattttatatgatTACTAAACTTAAAGAATTGAATCCTAATATAATTAAAGTGACATGGAATTATCAAGAAGCTGGTCACGGAAAAGGAGCCCCAGATGGCATAGGTGCGGTTGTGAAACGAACTGCTgacaattttgtaaaatatggTGGAGATGTTGGATCTTTCGAGGATTTTACTGCATTAGTTATTGACAAAATTCAAAACATTCACTTTGAGATTATAACGGAAAATGACATAATAGAAAAGGAAATTCCACTCAATATTCCAGCATTCAAAGGAACAATGGATGTTCACCAAGTTATTTGGACTACTCTTGATGATAAACAATTAGCTTTTCGAAGTCTTAGTTGTTTCGAATGCCAAGATTGCAACATACCATGCAAACATAATAAGCATTTAGGTTTTCTACGTTGTAATGAATATGGTAAAAATGAGGTAGAGCAATCTGGTGTTCATTGTGATAAAAATGAAGCCACAAATGTCAATGCAGATCCGTCCATATTACACATAAACACGCcaacaattttaaataacatAACAGATTCAGATGATTTAGAAAATTTACCACTTCTGGAGGATTTAATCGAGTTTAATATTTCACCACTGACAAATGTAGCTTCCTCTTCGTCAGCTCCAAGATCTCCTAAAGTCAAGATTTTATCCGACGTACGCTTAAGTTGGGAAAATCGTAAATTTTATAAGAGACCAAACAAAAGACTTGTTTTACCAATGCGCCCAAAAAATCTAGCAGCATCTTTCAACACCGACCACCGGCATTTCGTTTTTCCaccaattaaatcagaaaaccaAAACAAATATGTGATAGATGTTAATGAATCAGATGACGATAGCGAcgaattgaatattttttaa